The proteins below are encoded in one region of Candidatus Methanomethylicota archaeon:
- a CDS encoding VapB-type antitoxin, giving the protein MEEFVWRIKIRKFIKRWNRLLRDVKPSGKGFSVRSVREDRENH; this is encoded by the coding sequence TTGGAGGAGTTTGTTTGGAGAATTAAGATTAGGAAGTTTATTAAGAGATGGAATAGGCTCCTCAGGGATGTGAAACCTAGTGGGAAGGGGTTTTCAGTAAGAAGTGTAAGGGAGGATCGTGAAAATCATTAA
- a CDS encoding nucleotidyltransferase domain-containing protein translates to MRLTRREREALGEFVEACKEKFGGNLVSIVLFGSRVKGYARRDSDYDLLIIARNLPDIKERFDLLGKEESEIWDKYGIKISSLLFEEEEIFSPVNPLLFGVLSGYKVLFGRENSERGLKQAKVWIEEMDPIYVDGERGWRVKELIKS, encoded by the coding sequence ATGAGGTTAACGAGGAGGGAGAGGGAGGCTTTGGGGGAGTTTGTTGAAGCTTGTAAGGAGAAGTTTGGTGGGAATTTGGTTTCCATTGTTCTTTTTGGTTCGAGGGTTAAGGGTTATGCGAGGAGGGATAGTGATTATGATTTGTTGATAATTGCGAGGAATTTACCTGACATAAAAGAAAGGTTTGATCTTTTGGGGAAGGAGGAGAGTGAGATTTGGGATAAGTATGGGATAAAGATTTCTTCTTTGCTTTTTGAAGAGGAGGAGATTTTCTCCCCAGTGAATCCTCTTTTGTTTGGGGTGCTTTCCGGCTATAAAGTTTTGTTTGGAAGGGAGAATTCTGAGAGAGGTTTAAAGCAAGCGAAGGTTTGGATTGAAGAGATGGATCCAATATATGTTGATGGTGAGAGGGGATGGAGGGTAAAAGAGTTGATAAAGAGTTAG
- a CDS encoding AbrB/MazE/SpoVT family DNA-binding domain-containing protein, with protein sequence MLREKYGIKENDYVLIEVRDEKLAIMRVPSIEETLEWIKLRRGKLKAKQANLGDLAEFDLEEEFNEDIHGHKPSSI encoded by the coding sequence ATGTTGCGTGAAAAGTATGGGATCAAAGAAAATGACTATGTTTTGATTGAAGTTAGAGATGAAAAGCTTGCAATAATGAGGGTTCCAAGCATTGAGGAAACTTTGGAGTGGATTAAGCTTAGAAGGGGGAAATTGAAGGCGAAGCAAGCTAATCTTGGTGATCTTGCCGAATTCGATTTAGAAGAGGAATTTAATGAAGATATTCATGGACACAAGCCTTCATCCATTTAA
- the tsaA gene encoding tRNA (N6-threonylcarbamoyladenosine(37)-N6)-methyltransferase TrmO, with translation MRAMEGGAARLVFVGVVEKAGDEAIVKIHPEFCEALKGIEEYSHLIILYWMHLRDNERDRRTLLVYPKRGTIPILTGVFACRSPSRPNPIGLCVVELVKREGCTLTVKGLDAIEDTPIIDIKPYIPKLDSIPNAHTPKWT, from the coding sequence ATGAGGGCTATGGAGGGTGGAGCTGCTAGGTTGGTGTTTGTGGGGGTTGTGGAGAAGGCTGGGGATGAAGCTATTGTGAAGATTCACCCAGAATTCTGCGAAGCACTTAAGGGGATAGAAGAATACTCACATCTAATAATACTATATTGGATGCATCTACGAGACAATGAAAGGGATAGGAGAACACTACTCGTCTACCCAAAGAGAGGCACAATACCAATTTTAACAGGAGTATTCGCATGTAGAAGTCCATCAAGACCAAACCCAATAGGCCTATGCGTCGTTGAACTTGTGAAGAGGGAGGGGTGCACATTAACCGTTAAGGGGCTTGACGCCATAGAAGACACGCCAATAATAGACATAAAACCATACATACCAAAACTAGACTCAATTCCAAATGCCCACACGCCAAAATGGACTTAA
- a CDS encoding GNAT family N-acetyltransferase, whose translation MLIVKELTDDLLPLVEKFLYKDPFINAYAIYDLHYLRHRAKFFICLEDYELKGLLLDFLSRTGMHAIWLWGEEEAVEELLDVVSADKIMFHVFPESEHIIRRKFAVNARYDMDFMLLRRGEERLYINHEIRQLSLTDAIHLASLRRDKPTDEDVEEAKNFLKELPFYGIFKDDKLVSVACVQVKIPEIWIIGGFYTKPEYRNRGCATSLASFLVREALKSTEHVGLHVRADNYPAKHVYEKVGFKTYGRMCWLTYNVNIVP comes from the coding sequence ATGTTAATTGTGAAGGAACTTACCGATGACCTCCTTCCCTTAGTTGAGAAATTCCTCTATAAAGATCCATTTATCAATGCATATGCCATTTACGACCTCCACTATTTACGTCATAGGGCGAAATTCTTCATATGCCTTGAAGATTATGAATTGAAGGGTCTTTTACTGGATTTCTTAAGCCGTACAGGTATGCATGCTATTTGGCTTTGGGGTGAGGAGGAGGCTGTTGAGGAGCTTCTCGACGTTGTATCGGCAGATAAAATAATGTTTCATGTATTCCCGGAATCTGAACATATTATTAGACGGAAATTTGCAGTAAATGCGAGGTATGATATGGATTTCATGCTCTTAAGGAGGGGTGAAGAACGTCTCTACATAAATCATGAAATTAGACAGTTAAGCTTGACCGACGCCATCCACCTTGCAAGTTTAAGGAGGGATAAGCCTACAGATGAAGATGTGGAGGAGGCTAAAAACTTCCTTAAGGAACTGCCATTCTATGGAATATTTAAGGATGATAAATTAGTTTCAGTGGCTTGCGTGCAAGTTAAAATCCCTGAAATATGGATTATAGGTGGATTCTATACGAAGCCAGAATATAGGAATAGGGGATGTGCAACTTCGCTAGCATCCTTCCTAGTGAGGGAAGCATTGAAAAGCACGGAACACGTAGGGCTACATGTTCGAGCAGACAACTATCCAGCAAAACACGTATACGAGAAGGTGGGATTCAAAACATATGGGAGAATGTGTTGGCTAACCTACAACGTCAACATAGTGCCTTAA
- a CDS encoding DUF1295 domain-containing protein, with amino-acid sequence MEMKSVEFSIALILSILFSVALLYVIIVVSDTIHWFLLKFFPECFYWWDFKEVSKRVEALRPFGYISFIATLVLILAGFIIRRMKISILGSLAMYLPTFGYFASAMFFLAGIGVLRLLWLPLLDLCPIILRLGDVIYLPYLLLALPISLIAWAFQLSFMDLSALLSLIIMVMGLIIFFLGVFTWLYGKFKGIRIIDFWIYQYSRHPQYFGFLLWSYGLTILASTIGAHKGSYVPPPSLPWLISTLIIVGVALHEENVMVRMYGDEYVRYRNCTPFMLPLPKQISNLATLPMRKLLGKSRPENGREIAFIILLYSIILILLSTPLIPSLKI; translated from the coding sequence ATGGAAATGAAGTCTGTAGAATTTTCCATTGCATTGATTTTATCCATCCTGTTCTCCGTAGCCCTATTGTATGTAATTATTGTCGTTTCCGATACAATTCACTGGTTTCTTTTGAAATTTTTCCCAGAATGTTTCTATTGGTGGGATTTTAAGGAAGTTAGTAAGAGGGTTGAAGCTTTGAGACCGTTTGGTTACATTTCATTTATAGCCACCTTAGTTTTGATATTGGCTGGCTTCATTATTCGGCGGATGAAGATTTCCATTTTAGGGTCGCTTGCCATGTATCTTCCAACATTCGGCTACTTTGCTTCCGCAATGTTCTTCCTTGCGGGTATAGGGGTTTTAAGGTTACTCTGGCTTCCACTACTCGACTTATGCCCCATAATTCTCAGACTTGGAGACGTAATCTATCTACCATACCTTCTACTGGCTTTACCAATCTCACTCATAGCCTGGGCTTTCCAACTTTCATTTATGGATCTAAGCGCCCTACTATCGCTTATAATAATGGTGATGGGGTTAATTATATTCTTCTTAGGCGTTTTCACATGGCTTTATGGCAAGTTTAAGGGGATTAGAATAATAGATTTTTGGATTTATCAATATTCAAGGCATCCTCAATATTTTGGATTCCTCCTATGGAGTTATGGGTTAACGATTTTAGCGTCCACGATAGGTGCGCATAAAGGCAGCTATGTTCCACCACCAAGCCTCCCATGGCTTATCTCCACCCTAATAATTGTAGGTGTTGCCCTACATGAAGAGAACGTTATGGTTAGGATGTATGGAGATGAATATGTAAGGTATCGTAATTGCACGCCATTCATGCTACCCCTCCCAAAGCAAATATCAAACCTAGCAACTCTACCAATGAGGAAACTGTTGGGGAAGAGTAGACCTGAAAATGGGAGGGAAATAGCCTTCATAATCCTCCTCTACAGCATCATACTAATTCTACTTTCAACACCATTAATCCCATCCCTCAAAATTTAA
- a CDS encoding AAA family ATPase, producing the protein MRLIKSFDIKEFRGIKGLEKPIELSKFNVLVGRNCTGKTSILQALYLLAMPIRGRNIPPYDRSASGYIEGLIGDWKRLVYGYSGEATISFELGVKGVLKYPRGITEYETVNVGEVEVKILAENISVEAKTKTLLGGNEVEINLLGDQYENLVKSINPRGSALALYVPDHSNAYKELHDYSFRSFDGIVKKGLHTKVCREYLEDVVYDRFTEVFTRGNELFVRKEVGDTTSYVSLNDLGEGVKRFILMYFAVEHLNPALVLWDDIEVAMHPSLMNTLLKWLAESERQVVIATHSLDVLHSLIFIEPRDAKIIMLKKDANDMIRHKSIELDELEEILEKGIDLRAIIEGVVE; encoded by the coding sequence ATGAGGCTTATAAAGAGCTTTGATATAAAGGAGTTTAGAGGAATTAAAGGGCTGGAAAAGCCCATTGAGCTTAGCAAGTTCAATGTACTTGTCGGCAGAAACTGTACTGGCAAAACCTCAATTCTACAAGCACTCTACCTATTGGCGATGCCTATACGTGGACGTAATATTCCACCATACGATAGATCAGCTAGCGGTTATATTGAGGGGCTTATTGGAGATTGGAAACGCCTAGTTTATGGATATTCTGGAGAAGCTACTATAAGTTTTGAGCTCGGAGTAAAAGGGGTATTAAAATATCCACGTGGAATTACTGAATATGAGACCGTAAACGTAGGGGAGGTTGAAGTAAAAATATTAGCCGAAAACATAAGTGTAGAAGCTAAAACGAAGACACTTTTAGGTGGGAATGAAGTTGAAATAAATTTGTTAGGGGACCAATATGAAAACCTTGTAAAATCCATTAATCCCAGAGGTTCTGCATTGGCGCTTTACGTACCAGACCATAGTAATGCTTACAAGGAGTTGCATGATTACTCTTTTAGGAGCTTTGATGGTATCGTTAAGAAGGGGCTTCACACTAAGGTGTGTAGGGAATATTTAGAAGATGTCGTTTATGATAGGTTTACAGAGGTTTTCACTAGAGGTAATGAACTCTTCGTTAGGAAGGAGGTCGGAGATACCACCAGTTACGTAAGCCTTAATGACCTTGGTGAAGGAGTTAAAAGGTTCATTTTAATGTATTTTGCGGTGGAGCATCTTAATCCAGCGCTGGTTTTATGGGATGATATTGAAGTCGCTATGCATCCAAGTCTTATGAATACATTATTGAAATGGTTAGCTGAATCTGAGAGACAAGTAGTGATAGCTACGCATAGCCTCGATGTTTTACACAGCCTTATATTTATTGAACCTAGGGATGCTAAAATAATAATGTTGAAGAAGGATGCTAACGATATGATCCGCCATAAGAGTATCGAACTTGATGAACTTGAAGAAATTCTTGAAAAGGGAATCGATCTAAGAGCCATAATTGAAGGTGTAGTAGAGTGA
- a CDS encoding type II toxin-antitoxin system CcdA family antitoxin, protein MSGYVTVSVRVKRELLDEARRLNINVSELIRGALENEVRRRRLMLLEEKLKAKKSILEKIDVDMVVRLIREDRGRLEK, encoded by the coding sequence ATGAGTGGATACGTTACTGTTTCCGTTAGAGTTAAGAGGGAATTGTTGGATGAGGCTAGGAGGCTTAACATAAATGTTTCTGAGCTTATTAGGGGTGCGCTTGAAAATGAAGTTCGTAGGCGCAGGTTAATGTTGCTTGAAGAGAAGTTGAAGGCTAAGAAGTCTATTCTCGAAAAGATCGACGTTGACATGGTTGTAAGGCTCATTAGGGAGGATAGAGGGAGATTGGAAAAGTAA
- a CDS encoding MBL fold metallo-hydrolase, with translation MNKPTRIWVILVALIVIGIFVVALLNILQKSKKPLQELQEHKIGNATIGVGGGGIRIAVLVDNNPYRSGLETAWGLSIYVDAWRAKFLFDTGPDPNVLRFNAEELGVDLSKIDFVVISHVHGDHTGGLELIASLKPKLKIYIPPDRGLIGYVKSLGLKPIIVNSTIEIANGIYVVKPLYGPPMEEAVAIKTDRRLIVLVGCSHPGVVNMVRQAVRDIGVKPYMVIGGFHMSGANMDEVREVVDELVEMGVERICPIHCSGDTIRQYLAKYYSDKYIDGGVGLKINIQP, from the coding sequence TTGAATAAACCTACACGCATATGGGTTATACTAGTAGCTTTAATTGTCATAGGAATATTTGTGGTAGCATTACTCAACATACTTCAAAAATCGAAGAAGCCCTTACAAGAATTACAAGAACATAAAATTGGGAATGCAACTATAGGGGTGGGTGGAGGAGGTATTCGCATAGCTGTTCTAGTGGATAATAATCCCTATAGGTCTGGCTTGGAGACTGCTTGGGGGCTCTCAATTTACGTTGATGCGTGGAGAGCTAAATTCCTCTTCGATACGGGACCAGATCCGAATGTTTTGAGATTTAATGCAGAGGAGCTTGGAGTGGATTTGTCAAAGATAGATTTCGTGGTGATAAGTCATGTGCATGGAGATCATACGGGGGGTTTAGAGCTTATAGCTTCCCTAAAGCCGAAGTTGAAGATCTATATTCCTCCAGATAGAGGGTTGATTGGGTATGTGAAGAGCCTAGGACTTAAACCTATCATTGTGAATAGCACAATTGAAATTGCCAATGGAATCTACGTGGTTAAACCACTTTATGGTCCACCAATGGAGGAAGCTGTTGCAATTAAGACTGATAGAAGGTTAATAGTACTTGTGGGTTGCAGCCATCCAGGAGTAGTCAACATGGTTAGGCAAGCAGTTCGAGATATAGGTGTGAAACCATACATGGTTATCGGAGGCTTCCACATGTCTGGAGCAAATATGGATGAAGTCCGCGAAGTTGTAGATGAGCTTGTGGAGATGGGTGTTGAGAGGATATGTCCAATCCATTGTAGTGGAGATACCATTAGACAGTATCTTGCAAAGTACTATAGCGACAAATACATAGATGGAGGAGTTGGTCTGAAGATAAATATTCAACCATAG